One window of Dechloromonas sp. ZY10 genomic DNA carries:
- a CDS encoding ABC transporter ATP-binding protein: MTDKAVVRVEGLAKVVAGAGGEGGELTILQDIAFSVMPGECVAMVGASGSGKSTLLGLLAGLDLPTAGEVFLDGVGLSALDEDARARLRARLLGFVFQSFQLLPALTALENTMLPLELSGRRDAAGQARAWLERVGLGQRLQHFPRQLSGGEQQRVALARAFAAAPRLVLADEPTGNLDPVTGRQIIDLMFELNRTAGTTLLLVTHDEAIAGRCQRRLRIAAGRLVEDSQQA, encoded by the coding sequence ATGACAGACAAGGCAGTGGTGAGGGTCGAAGGGCTGGCCAAGGTGGTTGCCGGCGCCGGAGGCGAGGGCGGCGAATTGACGATTCTGCAGGATATTGCCTTCAGCGTCATGCCCGGCGAGTGCGTGGCGATGGTCGGAGCTTCCGGTTCGGGCAAGTCTACCCTGCTCGGTTTGCTGGCCGGGCTCGATTTGCCCACTGCGGGCGAGGTCTTTCTTGACGGGGTGGGCCTGAGCGCACTTGACGAGGATGCCAGGGCCCGGCTACGGGCCCGGCTGCTGGGGTTTGTCTTCCAGTCCTTTCAGTTGCTGCCGGCGCTGACGGCGCTGGAAAACACGATGCTGCCGCTTGAATTGAGCGGGCGGCGGGATGCCGCCGGGCAGGCGCGGGCCTGGCTGGAGCGGGTTGGCCTGGGGCAGCGGCTGCAGCACTTCCCGCGTCAGCTATCGGGTGGCGAACAGCAGCGGGTGGCTCTGGCCCGAGCCTTTGCCGCCGCACCGCGCCTGGTACTGGCCGACGAGCCGACCGGCAATCTTGATCCGGTCACGGGGCGGCAGATCATCGACTTGATGTTCGAGTTGAATCGCACGGCCGGCACGACCTTGTTGCTGGTAACCCACGATGAGGCAATCGCCGGGCGCTGCCAGCGCCGCCTGCGGATTGCCGCAGGGCGGCTGGTCGAAGATTCGCAGCAGGCCTGA
- a CDS encoding arylesterase, protein MRPFPSCSTYHRPLTGWHCVALLLVALGLPGSGLAAAKTLLVFGDSLSAGYGLRPEAAWPMLLQQRLRERGSDYNVVNRSLSGETSAGGRSRLAPLLSREKPALVILALGANDGLRGLPLAQLRDNLANMIDHARHSGARVLLVGMRLPPNYGPYADEFAQVFVELARTRKIPLLPFLLEPVATRPELFQADQLHPTAAAQPLLLEHLWGTLAPLVK, encoded by the coding sequence ATGCGTCCTTTTCCTTCCTGCTCAACCTACCACCGCCCGCTCACAGGGTGGCACTGCGTCGCACTACTGCTGGTTGCACTTGGCCTGCCGGGCAGCGGGCTGGCGGCAGCAAAAACCTTGCTGGTTTTTGGCGACTCGCTGTCAGCCGGTTACGGCCTGCGCCCCGAAGCGGCCTGGCCAATGCTGCTGCAGCAACGGCTGCGCGAACGCGGCAGCGATTATAACGTCGTCAATCGCTCGCTCTCCGGCGAAACCAGTGCCGGCGGCAGAAGCCGCCTGGCACCGCTGCTCAGCCGCGAAAAACCGGCCCTGGTGATCCTCGCCCTGGGCGCCAACGATGGTCTGCGCGGACTGCCGCTGGCGCAATTGCGCGACAACCTGGCAAACATGATCGACCATGCCCGCCACAGCGGCGCCCGGGTGTTGCTGGTAGGGATGCGCCTGCCCCCGAACTATGGTCCCTACGCTGACGAATTCGCCCAGGTCTTCGTCGAGCTCGCACGTACTCGCAAAATTCCCCTGCTCCCGTTCCTGCTCGAACCGGTCGCCACTCGCCCGGAACTATTCCAGGCCGACCAGTTGCACCCAACCGCCGCAGCCCAACCGCTGCTGCTCGAGCATCTCTGGGGGACGCTGGCACCGCTGGTAAAATGA
- the mnmH gene encoding tRNA 2-selenouridine(34) synthase MnmH: MKNKLPTVADLAAYDCVIDVRSPAEFAEDHIPGAINCPVLDDEQRARVGTIYKQVSPFEAKKIGAALISANIARHLEGLFLEQPKNWRPLIYCWRGGMRSGSMTTVFRSIGWNAGQLEGGYKAWRRHVIDELERLPASLDFRVVCGATGSGKTRILQAIGAHGEQILDLETLASHKGSVLGILPDQPQPPQKWFETQLLQALQGFDPSRPVYVEAESRKVGNLHVPEALMQRIRAGRCLQIDACLPARVDFLLADYDYFLSRQELLLRRLHALQGLQSNENLQRWSGYVAAGHWRQLVQELLELHYDPLYHRSQGHNYLGLEQASRFASDCLDPQGIDRIAAAMIASR; this comes from the coding sequence ATGAAGAACAAGCTCCCCACCGTCGCCGACCTGGCGGCTTACGACTGCGTCATCGATGTCCGCTCACCGGCCGAATTTGCCGAAGACCACATCCCCGGCGCAATCAACTGCCCGGTCCTCGACGACGAACAGCGCGCCCGCGTCGGCACCATCTACAAGCAGGTCTCGCCCTTCGAGGCCAAAAAAATCGGGGCGGCGCTGATTTCTGCCAATATCGCCCGCCACCTCGAAGGGCTATTTCTCGAACAGCCTAAAAACTGGCGCCCCCTGATCTACTGCTGGCGCGGCGGCATGCGCAGCGGCTCGATGACCACCGTGTTCCGCAGCATCGGCTGGAACGCCGGCCAGCTGGAAGGCGGCTACAAAGCCTGGCGGCGACACGTGATCGACGAACTCGAACGCCTGCCGGCCAGCCTCGATTTCCGCGTTGTCTGCGGCGCCACCGGCAGCGGCAAAACGCGCATCCTGCAGGCAATCGGGGCGCACGGAGAACAGATTCTCGATCTCGAAACCCTGGCCAGCCATAAAGGCTCGGTCCTCGGCATCCTGCCCGATCAGCCACAACCGCCGCAAAAATGGTTTGAAACCCAGTTGCTGCAAGCCCTGCAAGGCTTCGACCCGAGTCGCCCGGTGTATGTCGAAGCCGAGAGCCGCAAGGTTGGCAACCTGCACGTACCGGAAGCGCTGATGCAGCGCATTCGTGCCGGCCGCTGCCTGCAGATTGACGCCTGCCTGCCGGCGCGGGTGGATTTCCTGCTCGCTGACTACGACTACTTCCTCAGCCGCCAGGAACTCCTGCTGCGCCGCCTGCACGCACTGCAAGGCCTGCAAAGCAACGAAAATCTGCAACGCTGGTCGGGCTATGTCGCTGCTGGCCACTGGCGCCAATTGGTCCAGGAACTCCTGGAACTGCACTACGACCCGCTCTATCACCGCTCGCAAGGCCACAATTATCTCGGCCTCGAACAAGCCAGCCGTTTCGCCAGCGACTGTCTCGACCCGCAGGGAATCGACCGGATTGCGGCGGCAATGATCGCCAGCCGCTGA
- a CDS encoding class I SAM-dependent methyltransferase, translating to MNAIIPPSPWLLAHAAQLPRRGCILDLACGRGRHLRWLAEYRAAAVASEELRFLAVDRDSAALQSLAGLPGVSTRCCDLEGENWPLAGERFAAVIVTNYLWRPRFDALLALLAPAGVLVYETFMQGNAAYGKPSRPDFLLQPGELRARCGAAGLQEIAFAEGYVEQPRPAVRQAIVARRVSG from the coding sequence ATGAACGCGATCATACCGCCCTCGCCGTGGTTGCTGGCACATGCCGCGCAATTGCCCAGGCGCGGTTGCATCCTCGATCTGGCCTGCGGGCGGGGCCGGCATTTGCGCTGGTTGGCCGAATACCGGGCAGCAGCCGTGGCGAGCGAGGAATTGCGGTTTTTGGCAGTCGACCGTGATTCTGCCGCTTTGCAGTCGCTCGCCGGATTGCCGGGAGTATCGACCCGTTGCTGCGACCTGGAGGGCGAGAACTGGCCGCTGGCTGGAGAACGCTTTGCCGCAGTGATCGTCACCAATTATCTGTGGCGGCCGCGTTTCGATGCCTTGCTGGCACTGCTGGCGCCCGCCGGGGTGTTGGTGTACGAGACCTTCATGCAGGGGAATGCCGCCTATGGCAAGCCATCGCGTCCGGATTTTCTGCTTCAACCGGGCGAATTGCGGGCGCGCTGTGGTGCTGCCGGCTTGCAGGAAATCGCTTTTGCCGAGGGGTATGTCGAACAGCCCAGGCCGGCGGTGCGGCAGGCTATCGTGGCGCGTCGGGTGAGTGGGTGA
- a CDS encoding OsmC family protein yields the protein MAASSVIVSENGRGRYQQTVCAGQHQLLADEPASMGGEDAGPAPFDYLLAALGACTSMTLRMYAERKDLPLEQVEVELRHDRIEIDGQLRDRIRRQITLRGDLNPEQRQRMLEIAGKCPIARALGQPLLLEAELAA from the coding sequence ATGGCAGCCAGTTCAGTCATCGTCAGCGAAAACGGACGCGGAAGATACCAGCAGACAGTATGTGCCGGCCAGCACCAGTTGCTCGCCGACGAGCCAGCGAGCATGGGCGGCGAGGATGCCGGCCCGGCCCCCTTCGATTACCTGCTCGCCGCACTCGGCGCCTGCACCTCGATGACCTTGCGGATGTACGCCGAGCGCAAGGACCTGCCGCTGGAGCAGGTGGAAGTCGAGCTACGGCACGACCGGATCGAGATTGACGGACAACTGCGTGATCGCATCCGTCGCCAGATCACCCTGCGCGGAGACTTGAACCCCGAGCAGCGACAGCGGATGCTCGAAATCGCTGGCAAATGTCCGATTGCCCGCGCCCTCGGGCAGCCCCTGCTGCTCGAAGCCGAACTGGCTGCGTAA
- a CDS encoding GNAT family N-acetyltransferase — MLEQHYLTALFEPKSVAVIGASERENSVGNVIFRNIKNSGYKGRLYPINPKHETILGEKAYKSIEEIGARVEMAVIATRPQTVPQIIEQCGRSSVRNVIIISAGFSESGHIGAALERKVLEIARSYNVRILGPNCLGIIRPDLGLNATFAKVSANPGNLALVSQSGAMCSAVLDWAKANQVGFSSVISLGVTTDVDFGEILDYLIYDSRTHYILMYVEGIRNARRFMSALRSAARIKPIILLKAGRHEAGSQAALAHSGMTAVSDTVFDAAVRRAGVVRVQNVGQLFYAAKALASKFRPQGNRLAIITNGGGPGAMAADRAGDFGIPLAQLSDETMAKLNKALPTTWSHSNPIDIAGDATPERYRETIMAVTQDPNVDSTLVMLTPQAMTEPLEVAKAILEISDKLNRSLICCWMGEEQVAEARKLLEDNGIPAFRMPETAIELFHHISKYYRNQKLLLQAPEPTRQYDRPETEGAKMLIEALLAERRKVLSEMESKAILRAFKVPVAQTMVARTATEALLLAEQIGFPVAMKVDSPDLTHKSDVGGVRLNIVNAPAVRNAYHDIIDTVQKRRPDAKINGVSIEPFLSRPNGRELMIGVFRDPIFGPVITFGAGGFDVEIFSDRSVALPPLNKFLAKDLIDSTRASKILGQFHNMPPVDREAIKEVLLCISEMVCELPWIQELDLNPLIVDENGAIAADARIVIDHTAGASGDRYAHMSIYPYPVHLIQEWTMNDGKTVTIRPIRPEDAEMEQDFVKNMSDESRYYRFMDTLRELTQTMLVRFTQIDYDREMALVATLPREIEDNVDGVEPPELQIGVARYVLNPDGESVEFALAVGDDWQKCGVGRKLMTALIDCARLKGYRAVVGDVLSTNTKMFRLMTSLGFTIHPHPEDTAVKRVVKPLTG, encoded by the coding sequence ATGTTGGAACAGCACTATCTCACCGCGCTTTTCGAGCCCAAATCGGTGGCTGTGATCGGCGCCTCCGAACGCGAGAACTCGGTCGGCAACGTCATTTTCCGGAACATCAAGAACTCGGGGTACAAAGGTCGGCTCTACCCGATCAACCCCAAGCACGAAACCATCCTCGGCGAGAAGGCCTACAAGTCGATCGAGGAAATCGGTGCCCGGGTCGAAATGGCGGTGATCGCCACCCGTCCGCAGACCGTGCCGCAGATCATCGAACAATGTGGCCGCAGCAGCGTCCGCAACGTGATCATCATCAGTGCCGGCTTCTCCGAATCCGGCCACATCGGCGCTGCGCTCGAACGCAAGGTGCTGGAAATTGCCCGCTCCTACAACGTCCGCATTCTCGGCCCCAACTGTCTCGGCATCATCCGCCCCGACCTCGGCCTCAACGCCACCTTCGCCAAGGTCAGCGCCAACCCGGGCAACCTGGCGCTGGTTTCGCAATCGGGCGCGATGTGCTCGGCGGTACTTGACTGGGCCAAGGCCAACCAGGTCGGTTTTTCGTCGGTGATTTCGCTGGGCGTCACCACCGACGTCGACTTCGGCGAGATTCTCGACTATCTGATCTACGACAGCCGCACCCACTACATCCTGATGTACGTCGAGGGCATCCGCAACGCCCGCCGCTTCATGAGCGCACTGCGTTCGGCCGCCCGCATCAAGCCGATCATCCTGCTCAAGGCCGGCCGCCACGAAGCCGGTTCGCAGGCCGCGCTGGCCCACTCCGGGATGACCGCCGTTTCCGACACCGTGTTTGACGCCGCCGTGCGCCGTGCCGGTGTTGTTCGCGTGCAGAACGTCGGCCAGCTGTTCTACGCCGCCAAGGCGCTCGCCTCCAAGTTCCGCCCGCAGGGCAACCGTCTGGCGATCATCACCAACGGCGGCGGACCGGGCGCAATGGCCGCCGACCGCGCCGGCGACTTCGGGATTCCGCTGGCGCAATTGTCCGACGAGACCATGGCCAAGTTGAACAAGGCCTTGCCGACCACCTGGTCGCACAGCAACCCGATCGACATCGCCGGCGATGCCACGCCGGAGCGCTACCGTGAAACGATCATGGCGGTGACCCAGGATCCCAACGTCGATAGCACCCTGGTGATGCTGACACCGCAGGCGATGACCGAACCGCTGGAAGTGGCCAAGGCGATCCTCGAAATCTCTGACAAGCTCAACCGCTCGCTGATCTGCTGCTGGATGGGCGAGGAACAGGTGGCCGAGGCCCGCAAGCTGCTCGAAGACAATGGCATTCCCGCCTTCCGCATGCCGGAAACCGCGATCGAGCTGTTCCACCACATCTCCAAGTACTACCGCAACCAGAAGCTGCTGCTGCAGGCACCGGAGCCGACCCGCCAGTACGACCGGCCGGAAACCGAAGGTGCCAAGATGCTGATCGAGGCGCTGCTCGCCGAACGGCGCAAGGTACTCTCCGAAATGGAATCGAAGGCGATCCTGCGCGCCTTCAAGGTGCCGGTGGCGCAAACCATGGTTGCCCGCACCGCGACCGAAGCCCTGCTGCTCGCTGAGCAGATCGGTTTCCCGGTGGCAATGAAGGTCGATTCACCGGATCTGACCCACAAGTCCGACGTCGGCGGCGTCCGCCTCAACATCGTCAATGCCCCGGCCGTCCGCAATGCCTATCACGACATCATCGATACCGTGCAGAAGCGCCGTCCGGATGCCAAGATCAACGGCGTCTCGATCGAACCCTTCCTGTCGCGCCCGAACGGCCGCGAACTGATGATCGGCGTCTTCCGCGACCCGATCTTCGGGCCGGTGATCACCTTCGGCGCCGGTGGTTTCGACGTCGAAATCTTCTCCGACCGCTCGGTCGCGCTGCCGCCGCTGAACAAATTCCTGGCCAAGGACCTGATCGACTCGACCCGGGCATCGAAGATTCTCGGCCAGTTCCACAACATGCCGCCGGTCGACCGTGAAGCAATCAAGGAAGTCCTGCTCTGCATTTCGGAAATGGTTTGCGAACTGCCGTGGATTCAGGAACTCGACCTCAACCCGCTGATCGTCGATGAAAACGGTGCGATTGCGGCTGATGCCCGCATCGTCATCGACCACACCGCCGGTGCGTCGGGTGACCGCTACGCGCACATGTCGATCTACCCTTACCCGGTACACCTGATCCAGGAATGGACGATGAACGACGGCAAGACCGTCACCATCCGCCCGATCCGCCCGGAAGACGCGGAAATGGAGCAGGACTTCGTCAAGAACATGTCCGACGAGTCGCGCTACTACCGCTTCATGGATACCCTGCGCGAACTGACCCAGACCATGCTGGTCCGCTTCACGCAGATCGACTACGACCGCGAAATGGCGCTGGTGGCGACGCTGCCGCGCGAGATCGAGGACAACGTCGACGGCGTCGAGCCGCCGGAACTGCAGATCGGCGTTGCCCGCTACGTGCTCAATCCGGATGGGGAATCGGTCGAATTCGCGCTGGCGGTCGGCGATGATTGGCAGAAGTGCGGCGTCGGCCGCAAGCTGATGACGGCGCTGATCGACTGTGCCCGCTTGAAGGGCTACCGCGCCGTAGTCGGCGACGTGTTGTCGACCAACACCAAGATGTTCCGCCTGATGACCAGCCTCGGCTTCACCATCCACCCGCACCCGGAAGACACCGCAGTCAAGCGCGTGGTCAAGCCGCTGACGGGCTAA
- a CDS encoding DUF3460 family protein: protein MGDVNTSYVSDHTKWMNELLEKNPEWVEDQKAGRALWWDKKQDVDTTVRNAASKVPQKSYPYDVNFFGE from the coding sequence ATGGGCGACGTGAATACCAGCTATGTCTCCGACCACACCAAGTGGATGAACGAACTCCTGGAAAAGAACCCGGAATGGGTCGAGGATCAGAAGGCCGGTCGTGCCCTGTGGTGGGACAAGAAGCAGGATGTCGACACCACCGTGCGTAACGCTGCTTCCAAGGTGCCGCAAAAGTCGTATCCCTACGACGTCAATTTCTTCGGCGAATAA
- a CDS encoding DUF3567 family protein — protein sequence MRMIYSSEHFWILSYPAQQGVELFDRERKRLLFLQGAAAWSFRYAMEQIPEAERDEATIDAFLDDYCDDKAQPIALH from the coding sequence ATGCGCATGATCTACAGCAGTGAGCATTTCTGGATTCTGTCCTACCCGGCGCAGCAGGGGGTGGAACTGTTCGACAGGGAAAGAAAGCGGCTGCTATTCCTGCAAGGAGCGGCAGCCTGGAGTTTTCGCTATGCGATGGAGCAGATTCCCGAAGCCGAACGCGATGAGGCGACCATTGATGCCTTTCTCGACGATTACTGCGACGACAAGGCACAGCCCATCGCGCTGCATTGA
- a CDS encoding Glu/Leu/Phe/Val dehydrogenase, with translation MFSDRKLPSYISRENVGPWHIYLEQVDRVAPLLDKALQPWVETLRRPKRSLIVDVPIRLDDGRIEHFEGYRVHHNTSRGPGKGGIRFHQDVTLSEVMALAGWMTIKNAVVNVPFGGAKGGVRVDPRQLSQPELERLTRRYTSEIVSMIGPDKDIPAPDMNTNAQVMAWIMDTYSMGEGRTVTGVVTGKPISLGGSLGRPDATGRGVYVVAREVGQRLGLPIPGARVAVQGFGNVGEAAARIFAEAGASVIAIQDVSATVYAPGGLDLAALRQHLRATGSLQGAPGCETIGREEFWRLPCDFLVPAALEAQINQFNAGEINARVIVEGANGPTTPEAESILADKGVVVVPDVIANAGGVTVSYFEWVQDFSNFFWSEDEINRRLEKIMADAFAAIWVLAGERGLSLRTAAFVIACSRVLEARAIRGLYP, from the coding sequence ATGTTCAGCGACCGCAAACTGCCTTCGTATATATCCCGCGAAAACGTCGGGCCATGGCATATCTACCTGGAGCAGGTCGACCGGGTTGCGCCCTTGCTCGACAAGGCTTTGCAGCCCTGGGTCGAAACCCTGCGCCGGCCCAAGCGTTCGCTGATCGTCGATGTTCCGATCCGTCTCGACGATGGCCGGATCGAGCATTTCGAAGGCTATCGCGTGCATCACAACACCTCGCGCGGGCCGGGCAAGGGCGGGATTCGCTTTCATCAGGATGTGACCTTGTCGGAGGTGATGGCGCTGGCCGGCTGGATGACGATCAAGAATGCCGTGGTCAATGTGCCGTTTGGTGGTGCCAAAGGCGGCGTGCGGGTCGATCCGCGCCAGTTGTCGCAACCCGAACTGGAGCGCCTGACCCGCCGCTATACCAGCGAGATCGTGTCGATGATCGGCCCGGACAAGGATATTCCGGCCCCCGACATGAACACCAACGCCCAGGTGATGGCCTGGATCATGGATACCTATTCGATGGGCGAAGGGCGGACGGTGACCGGCGTCGTGACCGGCAAGCCGATTTCGCTCGGCGGATCGCTCGGCCGTCCGGATGCGACCGGGCGTGGTGTTTATGTGGTTGCCCGGGAGGTCGGCCAGCGCCTGGGCCTGCCGATCCCCGGCGCACGCGTTGCGGTGCAAGGCTTCGGCAATGTTGGCGAGGCAGCGGCGCGCATCTTTGCCGAGGCCGGGGCCAGTGTGATCGCGATTCAGGATGTCAGCGCCACGGTGTATGCCCCGGGAGGGCTCGATCTTGCAGCCTTGCGGCAGCATTTGCGCGCAACCGGTTCGCTGCAGGGAGCCCCGGGGTGCGAGACGATCGGGCGTGAGGAATTCTGGCGCCTCCCCTGTGATTTTCTCGTGCCGGCCGCGCTGGAGGCGCAGATCAATCAGTTCAATGCCGGTGAAATCAACGCCAGGGTGATCGTCGAGGGAGCCAATGGCCCAACCACCCCGGAAGCCGAGTCAATTCTTGCCGACAAGGGCGTGGTGGTGGTGCCGGATGTGATCGCCAATGCTGGTGGGGTGACTGTCAGCTACTTTGAATGGGTACAGGATTTTTCCAACTTTTTCTGGAGTGAGGACGAAATCAATCGCCGGCTGGAAAAAATCATGGCCGACGCCTTTGCCGCAATCTGGGTGCTGGCCGGGGAGCGCGGTTTGTCATTGCGCACGGCAGCATTCGTGATTGCTTGCAGCCGGGTACTGGAGGCACGGGCGATTCGCGGCTTGTATCCGTAA
- a CDS encoding aminotransferase class V-fold PLP-dependent enzyme — protein MAALLPQPDPLGLLEYSVVYTDRALNHMSQRFQGVMRDISRILKAVYNARSAIVVPGSGTFGMEAVARQFATDKKCLIIRNGWFSFRWSQILDTGRIPSATQVLKAHRIGDGAEAPFAPPPLAEVVATIRREKPELVFAPHVETASGMILPDDYLLAVGQAVREVGGLFVLDCVASGTVWVDMAAKQVDVLISAPQKGWSGSPCCALVMLGERAREQIESTTSSSFACDLKKWLQIMESYEQGGHAYHATMPTDALAALRDVMLETEAYGFARVCQEQQELGRQVRAMLAGKGFASVAAEGFQAPGVVVSYTRDPEIQNARKFLGVGVQTAAGVPLQCDEGPDFRSFRIGLFGLEKLHNPERTVASLARAIDQALA, from the coding sequence TTGGCTGCACTGCTTCCGCAACCCGATCCACTCGGACTGCTTGAATACTCCGTGGTCTATACCGACCGTGCGCTCAACCACATGTCGCAACGCTTCCAGGGGGTGATGCGGGACATTTCGCGGATTCTCAAAGCAGTTTACAACGCCCGCTCGGCCATCGTCGTCCCGGGCAGCGGCACCTTCGGCATGGAAGCGGTTGCCCGCCAGTTCGCCACCGACAAGAAATGCCTGATCATCCGTAACGGCTGGTTCAGCTTCCGCTGGTCGCAGATTCTCGACACCGGCCGGATTCCCTCCGCCACCCAGGTGCTCAAGGCCCACCGGATCGGCGACGGCGCCGAAGCCCCGTTTGCCCCGCCACCGCTTGCTGAGGTCGTCGCCACCATCCGGCGTGAAAAGCCCGAACTGGTCTTTGCCCCCCACGTTGAAACCGCCTCCGGAATGATCCTGCCCGACGACTACCTGCTTGCGGTCGGTCAGGCAGTCCGCGAAGTCGGCGGCCTGTTCGTGCTCGACTGCGTTGCCTCCGGTACGGTCTGGGTGGATATGGCTGCGAAACAGGTTGACGTACTGATCAGCGCCCCGCAAAAAGGCTGGAGCGGCTCACCGTGCTGCGCCCTGGTGATGCTTGGCGAACGCGCCCGCGAGCAGATCGAGAGCACGACCAGCAGCAGCTTCGCCTGCGATCTCAAGAAATGGCTGCAGATCATGGAAAGCTACGAACAGGGCGGACACGCCTACCACGCGACCATGCCTACCGATGCACTGGCTGCGCTGCGCGACGTGATGCTGGAAACCGAGGCTTACGGCTTTGCCCGGGTTTGCCAGGAACAGCAGGAACTTGGCCGACAGGTGCGTGCAATGCTGGCTGGAAAAGGCTTTGCCAGTGTGGCCGCCGAAGGCTTCCAGGCTCCGGGCGTGGTCGTCAGCTATACGCGTGACCCGGAAATCCAGAATGCCCGCAAGTTTCTCGGCGTCGGCGTCCAGACGGCTGCCGGCGTGCCGCTGCAATGCGATGAAGGCCCCGACTTCCGCAGTTTCCGGATCGGTCTGTTCGGACTGGAAAAACTGCACAACCCGGAACGTACCGTTGCCAGCCTGGCACGGGCGATTGACCAAGCCCTCGCCTGA
- a CDS encoding DUF4395 family protein — protein sequence MLRFDIAPVCSNAYRFQAAMSFTIAAIYLFTPYRWVAFLLAFGGLIRGFVSPHRCLSYRLFAGFSEKLGWKKLQNAGSKMFADKVVMLAGSVMAVSWLLDSEIGMIPAVAILVFALIDLVTGFCAACWAYGLWYRVKGA from the coding sequence ATGCTGCGCTTCGATATTGCTCCGGTATGTTCCAATGCTTACCGTTTTCAGGCCGCGATGAGTTTTACCATCGCCGCCATCTACCTGTTTACTCCCTACCGCTGGGTCGCATTCCTGCTGGCTTTCGGTGGCTTGATCCGGGGGTTTGTCTCGCCGCATCGCTGCCTGTCTTACCGCCTGTTTGCCGGCTTCAGCGAAAAGCTCGGCTGGAAGAAATTGCAGAACGCCGGTTCGAAGATGTTTGCCGACAAGGTGGTGATGCTGGCTGGCAGCGTGATGGCGGTGAGTTGGCTGCTCGACTCCGAGATCGGGATGATTCCGGCTGTAGCGATTCTCGTCTTTGCCCTGATTGATCTGGTGACCGGTTTTTGTGCCGCTTGCTGGGCTTATGGCCTGTGGTACCGGGTCAAGGGAGCCTGA
- a CDS encoding DUF1684 domain-containing protein: protein MHSLNTEFAAALAAWQANRRQELATAESWLGMAGLFWLEPGRNVLGSAADCPLRLPAGPACAGEVVWEPERDLLFWQATDGVMKPLVTDRDGAPTTVDLENWSFFVVDRDRRLALRLRDREWAQSRPFAGLDYFPPAPEWRIEARWLALPEPVRIEVPNVAGELRPVEIAWQAVFVHAGSEVCLLPMSVDENEVFFVFRDRSSGRESYGAGRFLKAVRPVGEVITLDFNRAYNPPCAFTPFATCPLPPPENWLPFAVPAGELKYCGAVAH from the coding sequence ATGCACTCATTGAATACCGAATTCGCTGCCGCGCTGGCCGCCTGGCAAGCAAACCGCCGGCAGGAACTGGCAACTGCGGAAAGCTGGCTGGGTATGGCCGGCTTGTTCTGGCTGGAGCCTGGACGGAATGTCCTGGGATCCGCCGCCGATTGTCCGCTGCGCCTGCCGGCGGGGCCGGCTTGTGCTGGCGAGGTGGTTTGGGAGCCAGAGCGGGATCTTCTGTTCTGGCAGGCTACCGATGGGGTCATGAAACCCCTGGTCACTGACCGCGATGGAGCGCCTACTACGGTCGACCTCGAAAATTGGTCCTTTTTCGTGGTCGACCGTGACCGACGCCTCGCCCTCCGCTTGCGTGACCGCGAGTGGGCGCAAAGCCGGCCATTTGCCGGCCTAGACTATTTTCCTCCAGCCCCGGAATGGCGGATTGAAGCCCGCTGGCTGGCTTTGCCCGAACCGGTACGGATCGAAGTGCCCAATGTGGCCGGCGAACTGCGCCCAGTCGAGATCGCTTGGCAGGCAGTATTTGTACATGCAGGCAGCGAGGTGTGCTTGCTGCCGATGAGTGTCGATGAAAATGAGGTCTTTTTCGTTTTTCGCGATCGCAGCAGCGGGCGCGAAAGCTATGGTGCCGGCCGTTTCCTCAAGGCAGTCCGGCCGGTGGGCGAGGTGATCACGCTGGATTTCAACCGTGCTTACAACCCGCCTTGCGCGTTTACCCCGTTTGCCACCTGCCCATTGCCACCGCCGGAAAACTGGTTGCCGTTCGCAGTGCCGGCCGGCGAGTTGAAATACTGCGGGGCGGTGGCGCATTGA
- a CDS encoding DUF2502 domain-containing protein, whose amino-acid sequence MRIPLLLATLLAIPAFSQATDINVNLGQVRIAAPGITVTFGSRNERGYYWDGNDWRDPDYWKKHNGPRGEKYYTGRGNPGVPHQGGGHCPPGQAKKGNC is encoded by the coding sequence ATGCGAATTCCCTTGCTTTTAGCCACTTTGTTGGCGATACCGGCGTTCAGCCAGGCCACCGACATCAACGTCAATCTCGGCCAGGTCCGAATTGCTGCTCCCGGCATCACCGTCACCTTCGGCAGCCGCAATGAGCGTGGCTACTACTGGGATGGCAACGACTGGCGCGATCCGGATTACTGGAAGAAACATAACGGCCCGCGTGGCGAGAAATACTATACCGGCCGCGGCAACCCCGGCGTGCCGCATCAGGGCGGCGGCCACTGCCCGCCCGGCCAGGCCAAGAAAGGCAATTGCTGA